A genomic window from Punica granatum isolate Tunisia-2019 chromosome 2, ASM765513v2, whole genome shotgun sequence includes:
- the LOC116197172 gene encoding probable glycosyltransferase At3g07620, with the protein MGSLFRYQTVFQKRNRRWLLAVVAVASTHLMLQSLLLPYGNALRSLLPDRKASVEEDGSFFPGISSSSKSSVARNPLTVVNASEPTKAFVLVGTAKGSGDLNAGDGHHSTIELNADDKSNNVSSLSGFTDSVESLAMGGQGGNLVPEMGGDIALLQTLVRNESLLSDGSAAIDSPVVTSPSNISFVEDPKLNEMGSVGSSNASESAITASKNELLVISSPGKKKMRCDMPPKSVTTIEQMERIYVRNRASSRSMRPRWSSVRDKELLAARKEIENAPIAVGDQELYASLYRNISMFKRSYELMERILRVYVYKEGQKPVFHQAILKGLYASEGWFMKLMEGNKQFVVKDPRRAHLFYMPFSSRMLEYKVYVRNSHNRTNLREYLKQYTDMISRKYPFFNRTGGSDHFLVACHDWAPYETRHHMERCIKALCNADVTQGFKIGRDVSLPETYVRSARNPLRDLGGKPPSKRHILAFYAGNLHGYFRPILLKHWKDKDPDMKIFGPMPPGVASKMNYIQHMKSSKYCICPKGYEVNSPRVVEAIFYECVPVVISDNFVPPFFEVLDWSAFSVILAEKEIPNLKTILASIPEEKYREMQLRVRKVQQHFLWHAKPVKYDLFYMTLHSIWYNRVFQVKPR; encoded by the exons ATGGGCTCGCTGTTTAGATATCAAACTGTTTTCCAGAAGAGAAATCGGAGATGGCTATTAGCTGTTGTTGCGGTTGCATCGACCCACTTAATGCTCCAGTCCCTGCTGCTTCCTTATGGCAATGCTCTTCGTTCGCTATTACCTGATCGCAAAGCTTCAGTTGAAGAAGATGGGAGCTTCTTTCCTgggatttcttcttcttcgaaaTCCTCGGTGGCTCGCAATCCTCTTACAGTAGTAAATGCTTCGGAACCAACTAAGGCTTTCGTCTTAGTTGGGACTGCAAAAGGCTCTGGTGATCTTAATGCGGGAGATGGCCATCATAGTACCATCGAACTTAATGCTGATGATAAGTCCAATAATGTGTCTTCTTTGTCCGGGTTTACAGACAGTGTCGAATCGCTGGCTATGGGAGGCCAAGGTGGTAATCTTGTCCCTGAAATGGGTGGAGATATCGCTTTGCTGCAGACTCTGGTTAGAAATGAGAGTCTGCTATCAGATGGTTCCGCTGCAATCGATTCTCCAGTTGTAACTTCTCCGTCTAACATCAGTTTTGTTGAAGACCCAAAGTTAAATGAGATGGGTTCTGTTGGTTCCTCAAATGCTTCAGAGAGTGCTATAACTGCTTCCAAGAATGAATTATTGGTAATAAGTTCTCctggaaagaagaagatgcggTGTGATATGCCACCCAAATCAGTTACTACAATTGAGCAGATGGAACGCATATATGTACGAAACCGAGCTTCTTCGCGATCTATG AGACCAAGATGGTCCTCAGTGAGGGACAAGGAACTCTTGGCTGCGAGGAAGGAAATTGAGAATGCTCCAATTGCTGTTGGAGATCAAGAACTCTATGCCTCGCTATATCGAAACATTTCCATGTTTAAAAG GAGCTATGAACTTATGGAACGCATACTCAGAGTCTACGTATATAAGGAAGGGCAGAAACCCGTGTTCCATCAAGCGATACTCAAGGGATTATATGCCTCTGAGGGGTGGTTTATGAAGCTAATGGAGGGGAACAAGCAGTTTGTCGTAAAAGACCCTCGAAGGGCTCACCTATTTTACATGCCATTCAGCTCCCGAATGTTGGAGTATAAAGTGTATGTCCGGAACTCTCACAATCGAACAAACTTGCGTGAATACTTGAAGCAGTACACTGATATGATATCAAGAAAATATCCGTTTTTCAACCGAACAGGTGGATCCGATCACTTTCTGGTTGCATGCCATGACTGG GCTCCTTACGAGACGAGGCACCACATGGAGCGATGCATCAAGGCCCTCTGCAACGCTGACGTGACCCAAGGATTCAAAATCGGGCGTGACGTCTCTCTCCCTGAGACATACgtccgatctgcaagaaatcCACTCAGAGATCTTGGAGGCAAACCTCCTTCTAAGAGGCACATCCTCGCTTTCTACGCGGGTAATTTGCACGGTTATTTCCGTCCGATCCTGCTCAAGCATTGGAAGGACAAGGACCCCGACATGAAGATCTTCGGCCCGATGCCCCCTGGAGTTGCAAGCAAAATGAACTACATCCAACATATGAAGAGCAGCAAGTATTGCATCTGCCCCAAGGGGTATGAGGTAAACAGCCCAAGGGTGGTCGAGGCCATATTTTATGAATGTGTCCCTGTGGTAATTTCCGATAATTTTGTCCCACCGTTCTTTGAGGTTCTTGATTGGAGCGCATTCTCTGTAATTCTGGCGGAGAAGGAGATCCCTAACTTGAAGACAATTCTGGCATCCATTCCTGAAGAAAAGTACAGGGAGATGCAGCTCCGGGTTAGGAAGGTCCAACAGCATTTCCTCTGGCATGCGAAGCCCGTGAAGTACGACCTCTTCTATATGACCCTTCATTCGATTTGGTATAACCGAGTGTTTCAGGTAAAGCCAAGATGA